The Quercus robur chromosome 7, dhQueRobu3.1, whole genome shotgun sequence genome has a segment encoding these proteins:
- the LOC126693781 gene encoding uncharacterized protein LOC126693781 yields the protein MCEIHAAWPTDKITLYVEGGEEPLAVEQPFGNEEVANDDDVYEVGESDDDVHMVHKGGNVDAEGGGGQDFDWLEEGFERPDFDDDVFGSIDDGSSTHATPHRPSEGDDGSSTHEDVHVYAALRRTTVVDNDPPLEEGEWIDPPLEDDMESLVGSDDDQPTPAAKEPEFNVQTDMRKPELRKGIKLPNSKVFREALREYAIKKPVDIKFKLNEKKKISVYCINECGWRCYASQLPKS from the coding sequence ATGTGTGAGATCCATGCTGCATGGCCTACAGATAAGATAACACTATATGTTGAGGGTGGTGAGGAGCCACTTGCAGTTGAACAACCATTTGGTAATGAGGAAGTAGcaaatgatgatgatgtgtATGAGGTGGGTGAGAGTGATGATGATGTGCATATGGTGCATAAGGGAGGTAATGTGGATGCTGAAGGAGGTGGTGGACAAGATTTTGATTGGTTAGAGGAAGGGTTTGAGAGGCcagattttgatgatgatgtattTGGAAGTATAGATGATGGGTCATCTACACATGCAACCCCACATAGGCCCTCTGAAGGAGATGATGGGTCATCTACCCATGAGGATGTACATGTGTATGCAGCCCTACGTAGGACTACTGTAGTTGACAATGACCCACCTCTTGAAGAGGGTGAATGGATTGACCCACCTCTTGAAGATGACATGGAAAGTCTAGTAGGGTCTGATGATGATCAGCCAACACCAGCTGCAAAAGAACCTGAGTTTAATGTCCAAACTGACATGAGAAAACCAGAGTTAAGGAAAGGAATAAAGCTTCCAAACTCTAAAGTATTTAGGGAGGCATTGAGGGAATATGCGATAAAGAAGCCAGTAGATATCAAGTTCAAGctgaatgagaagaagaagatatcagTTTATTGCA
- the LOC126693782 gene encoding pentatricopeptide repeat-containing protein At2g15690, mitochondrial-like: MASIMALRRARTPNFSSSFFKVRPLYPSHFIFNHNNNNTETLTKTLSTSAIPNEYNQIPHSPPQPQQQQWNPQNQGWTSQNPNQWAPQNQGWNSQTHTQSQNQNYSHGGYPNQGQNYPNRGYPNQGGQNYPNRGLNPDQFNTQRPSFQQPRSPNQWNNQNKGYPHPQNVNRGQAVEVQAPVDSPPLPSVNDVLMLCNSGKVKEALELMEKGVKADWNCFYKLLERVKVSKSYEDAKKVHDFFLQSTFRGDLSLNHMVIEMYSSCEAMTDARRVFDHMPNRSMDTWLLMLNAYADNGLGDDGLQLFEQMRELGMKPTGDTFLAVFSACASVDAVEEAFLHFESMKSEYGIEPGLEHYMGLLGVLGKCGHLNEAEDFIEKLPFECTVEVWDALRNYARIHGNVDLEDHAEELMVSLDPSKAVANKIPTPPPRKYTAVSMLDGKNRISEFRNPTLYKDDEKLKAAGMKEGGYVPDTRYVLHDIDQEAKEQALLYHSERLAIAYGLISTPARTPLRIIKNLRICGDCHNAIKIMSKIVGRELIIRDNKRFHHFKAGKCSCGDYW, translated from the coding sequence ATGGCGTCGATCATGGCATTACGACGCGCACGAACCCCAAACTTCTCATCCTCCTTCTTCAAGGTACGACCTTTAtacccttctcatttcattttcaatcacaacaacaacaacactgAAACCCTAACTAAAACCCTAAGCACCTCAGCAATCCCAAACGAGTATAATCAAATACCCCAttcaccaccacaaccacaacaacaacaatggaaCCCACAAAACCAGGGTTGGACTTCACAAAACCCTAATCAGTGGGCCCCACAAAACCAAGGATGGAACTCACAAACACATACACAGAGTCAGAACCAGAACTATTCACATGGTGGGTATCCTAATCAGGGTCAGAACTATCCCAATCGTGGATATCCCAATCAGGGCGGTCAGAACTATCCCAACCGTGGATTGAACCCTGACCAGTTCAACACTCAGAGACCGAGTTTTCAACAACCCAGATCACCAAACCAGTGGAACAATCAAAATAAGGGATACCCGCATCCCCAAAACGTTAATAGAGGCCAGGCTGTTGAGGTTCAAGCCCCAGTTGATTCTCCACCACTGCCTTCGGTTAATGACGTACTGATGCTTTGCAATTCGGGGAAGGTTAAGGAAGCTCTTGAATTGATGGAGAAAGGGGTTAAAGCTGATTGGAATTGCTTCTATAAGTTGTTAGAAAGAGTTAAGGTGTCCAAGTCGTATGAGGATGCGAAAAAGGTTCATGATTTCTTTCTGCAGTCCACGTTTCGGGGTGACCTTAGTTTGAACCATATGGTGATTGAAATGTATAGCAGTTGTGAGGCGATGACTGATGCACGTAGGGTGTTTGATCATATGCCTAATAGGAGTATGGACACTTGGCTTTTAATGCTTAATGCTTATGCGGATAATGGGTTGGGTGATGATGGGTTGCAGTTGTTTGAGCAGATGAGGGAGCTGGGGATGAAACCCACTGGGGATACTTTTCTTGCGGTGTTTTCGGCTTGTGCTAGTGTAGATGCTGTGGAAGAAGCATTTTTACACTTTGAGTCAATGAAGAGTGAGTATGGAATTGAGCCAGGGCTTGAGCATTATATGGGGCTTCTAGGTGTGCTTGGGAAGTGTGGCCATCTTAATGAAGCAGAGGATTTTATAGAGAAACTGCCTTTTGAGTGCACTGTGGAGGTTTGGGATGCATTGAGAAATTATGCTCGGATTCATGGAAATGTTGATCTTGAAGACCATGCTGAGGAGTTAATGGTTTCTCTTGACCCATCGAAGGCTGTTGCTAATAAGATCCCTACCCCACCTCCCAGAAAGTATACTGCAGTCAGCATGCTTGATGGGAAGAACAGGATCAGTGAGTTCAGAAACCCAACTCTCTACAAGGATGATGAAAAGCTGAAGGCCGCTGGGATGAAAGAAGGTGGTTATGTGCCGGACACAAGATATGTTCTGCATGACATTGATCAGGAGGCCAAGGAGCAGGCCTTGCTCTATCATAGTGAGCGTTTGGCAATTGCGTATGGTCTGATTAGTACTCCAGCGAGAACACCTCTTAGGATCATCAAGAACCTTCGTATCTGCGGTGACTGTCACAATGCCATCAAGATCATGTCTAAGATTGTTGGGAGGGAATTAATTATTAGAGACAACAAACGGTTTCATCATTTCAAGGCAGGAAAATGCTCTTGTGGGGATTATTGGTGA